From Aristaeella lactis, the proteins below share one genomic window:
- a CDS encoding acyltransferase family protein — translation MSERRQRIPELDGLRTLMIFIVSWFHIWQQSWLRPVIGSYSLDYLVRSGYVWVDGTVLLSSFLLFLPYAKAMLDRTPAPDTRDFYFRRARRILPGYYFIILVTLLAIAIPWKLYDNPQFLVKDVATHLTFTFPFFTDTYLLTPLGAASWTLAIEVQAYALFPLIARGVMKKPVLMLGVLCAVCFGFRAWCIWALTDYNMVVNQLINFLDVYTVGILAAMVYVRLDGKRAGRTDGQPETAEPQRKPDWRKYGYQVLATFVFIVGFIALLRMLRFQASSMDNTQIQMRQMIYRPVFALCFVSLLLSAPFALLPLRKLLGNPVTKFLGGVSMNYYLIHQTVIVHLKRLRFPPSVSDMPNMAGEQPWQNQYTLVSFVLSLLLAILVTYAIEKPAARLLNKLRAKWVRSE, via the coding sequence ATGAGTGAGAGAAGACAGCGGATCCCCGAACTGGACGGGCTGAGGACCCTGATGATCTTTATCGTCAGCTGGTTTCATATCTGGCAGCAGAGCTGGCTGAGACCGGTGATCGGATCCTACAGCCTGGATTACCTGGTGCGGTCCGGCTATGTATGGGTGGACGGTACGGTCCTGCTCAGTTCTTTCCTGCTGTTTCTTCCCTACGCGAAGGCGATGCTCGACCGGACTCCCGCACCGGACACAAGGGATTTTTATTTCCGCAGGGCAAGGCGGATCCTGCCCGGATATTATTTCATTATCCTTGTGACGCTGCTGGCGATCGCGATCCCGTGGAAGCTGTATGACAATCCGCAGTTCCTGGTCAAGGATGTGGCAACACACCTGACCTTTACTTTTCCCTTCTTTACGGATACCTATCTCCTGACACCGCTGGGGGCCGCCAGCTGGACCCTGGCGATCGAGGTGCAGGCCTATGCTTTGTTCCCGCTGATCGCCCGCGGCGTGATGAAAAAGCCGGTGCTTATGCTGGGTGTTTTGTGCGCGGTCTGCTTCGGATTCCGGGCGTGGTGCATCTGGGCGTTGACGGATTACAACATGGTCGTAAACCAGCTGATCAACTTCCTGGATGTTTATACGGTGGGTATCCTGGCCGCAATGGTTTATGTACGCCTGGACGGAAAGCGCGCCGGGAGGACGGACGGGCAGCCGGAGACGGCAGAACCGCAGCGGAAACCGGATTGGCGGAAGTACGGATACCAGGTGCTGGCAACATTTGTGTTTATCGTCGGATTCATTGCCCTCCTCCGGATGCTGCGCTTCCAGGCTTCCTCCATGGATAACACGCAGATCCAGATGCGACAGATGATCTACCGGCCGGTCTTCGCCCTGTGCTTTGTCTCTTTACTGCTCTCGGCGCCTTTCGCGCTGCTGCCGCTGCGTAAACTGCTGGGAAATCCGGTCACGAAATTCCTCGGCGGTGTCAGCATGAATTATTACCTGATCCATCAGACGGTGATTGTTCATCTGAAACGACTTCGCTTTCCGCCGTCGGTCAGCGATATGCCGAACATGGCCGGGGAACAGCCGTGGCAGAACCAGTATACGCTGGTGTCCTTCGTGCTTTCCCTGCTGCTGGCGATCCTTGTGACTTACGCCATAGAAAAACCCGCGGCTCGTTTACTCAACAAACTGCGGGCGAAATGGGTTCGTTCAGAGTGA